The Primulina huaijiensis isolate GDHJ02 chromosome 10, ASM1229523v2, whole genome shotgun sequence region TATAAGATAAAAAATAGCAGTATAGATCAGTGATTTGCGCTACGCCATTATAATAACATAGATTTGCTAGAGGAAATTCCACATAACAATCAACAAATAATTCCCCAGAGTTTTACAGTACTAGCATTAAAAATAAACGGATGCGATAGTGTGTCAACGTCAACAATGTCCCTGAAAAAAtaccttaaaaaaatattttgctaAAACAAAGTTGGTGTATGATTTGGCGGCAGACAGCAACAAAAGAATACCAATAATAGATGCCTTCAATCCCCAAACTGACTTGCTCGCAGAAACCTTCTCGTGCGCAGTGATCTGTGCACTAGTGTCTAGTAACCACTCTAAGTAGGACTAAGAACTAATCCACACGACCCAAAGCAGTGGAGGAAAAAAGATAGAATTTGCCATAAAGCCAGCTTAATAGCCAGAATACTCTCTAATTAGGACACAGCAACAAAATTTAACAAAAGTATACCACTATTATAACCTCTCGATTCTGAGCACCGTAATCTCCTCCTTGGAAAGATTTTCCGGCAACAGAAACTCGTGTACCATGTCTTAAGTCAGGATATTCAGAAATCTAGTCTCAATTGACACTGTTTTTTCACAGATGATAATTTCAGTTTTTACCTTTTACATCTTTTGgaacaaaattcaaatatttcgaaAACTGCAACCCAACAAGTATAATTACTCCTTGTTACAGTTTACCGagtaacataaaattaaaaatgcaagaaaaaatcaattaaaataggAAAACACCAGAACCAATGAACATACCTAAAAGCAGGCAACATATAAGCAGCAGTATTCCAGCACACAAGTAGAGAATGAGCAGCTTAACTTGGTGGGGATACACAGGAAATAAGCAGATGGCTAGAGTCAAAACAGGCCAGGAAAATGAGAGGAGCGTCTGCCACAACGGTCTTCGATTAACAAAAGTCCATGCAAAAAAAGCATCATTATTGGAAAACACTTGATCCTGCAAGATGTAATGATAAAAGAAGGAAAATTAGAAATTcattcaaatattaataaaaaattctcAACACAAGGACCAAGTGAATCATTAAAGCGAATAAAATGGGCAAAGATAAGGGGGAAAACAAGGAGGCAAGGCAACACTTGGACCATAAAAGGAAAACATCTGTCTCATTCATTCACGTTATGcgaaaaaattaagaaaagttCTTTCAAATTTTACTAGAAAATCTTGGCACCTCATTTAAACCACCTTCTGGCACTTGGAATCCCCTTTTTTCAACAACAGAACCAAGAACATGACAAAAACTTTCTGGACTAAAATTCCAGAAATGACAAATAGACATCGAGATTATGTTAGATTATCAAGTAACTCCATCCCTCACCTATACATCAATCACCAATTTAACTAAAAGATGGTAATTTTTGTCAATGTGTTGCAACAACGCCACAAGTTTTTACATCTCTACAATTGCTGTGCACATGCTAAGATGATTTCACCCACAAAACCATAAATACCATGAAGtatattcattttaattttgattatcgaATGAAACAAAAGCTTTTCGATCCACAAAAAAAGCTAAGGAAAATTAGGAAATGATAACCTAAGCTAAAATGAATAATCTCACAAAATAAAGAGTTTCTCCTTTATCATCAccattattatcattatttttttaaggaaaactATAAACTGAACTTACACCGAATATCTCCAAATGGGCCGGCCAAGTTGATAGTTTTCTTCTCCCAGGCCGAACAATTTTGACAACACGGTCACACCTCACAATAAGATTCTTACTCAGAAGAATATTGGCAATATCTTCAATCTCTAAATCCTTATCTGATTCAAGTACATCTTTGAGTTCTGAATGATTTCTCAAGAAGCTAACAAAATCTTTTCCTCTGAAGTATTCAACTCGGGACTCTTGTAAAACGGCCCACCTAGATCCCAGATCCTTATGATTTCGCACTTTCTCagcaaaaatctgaaacacGTCCTTTTTTGCAGCTTGCTTCtgaaatttgagataaaaataaatttcatttcTCAGAAATGTAACACAAAGTGGTGTCTACACATACAAATGCAAAATCAGCTGTGCTAGTAAAATCAATAAtctaataaattatattcattTTCCCATAAACCCACCACCTTTTCACATAAATCTTCAAAATCCCACAAATAACCGTGGATTTCAAATCTCCCATGGAACAATCAAAATTTCACagttacatatataaacatatttatgCTTAATTTTCTCACTGAAATCCGATCTTTCAACGAAATCTAAGAGCATCACAAAACGCGAAAATTCCACGAAAACATTACCGCAACATAAACAGATATGAAACGTTATTATACAAGAAGAATGCATGATCGTAAATCCGtacacatttaaaaattaacaaaccCTAGGAGGAGTGTCGGTGGCGGAGTCTCCGTTAGAACGCCGAGCTCGCTTTTTATCTCCGGCGCCTCCACCGCCTCCGCCTGATTTCTTCATTTTTACCTCTCTTGAgtatttttcctttaaattttATATGGATATATACCAATTATTACATACAAAAGAAATAGTAGGCCCATGGGCTTTAAGCCCAAAATCGTGAATATTAAGTCGACCAAACAATAGAATATTTCGATAATATTATTTCATTCCAGTTGAGTCAAGCCTAATTTATAATAGTACACAGACGTACGCGTTGCGTACTTGtacgatatttttttataatttatttggtttatatttaaatgaagatcaaaatataattataaaaaatagtgagtgactgcactgtaattttgatatatgaaataaaaaaattaatagaaaaaaaaataaaaataacccaagtaagaATTGAACCTACAACCTCAAGGTTAAGAAACAAATGTTTTATCCGCTAAACTACATGTGACTTGTCTTAAttttttaacactttattaatttatataattattaaaacagaccatgacatcaaaagttagttactctaaatGTCTCTtctttaataatatagtatagatagatATAGATATTTTATTCGGGCTAAACATTCACACTCAAGATTTGTTTCTTCGAAatcttcttcttcaaaaaaaaatttattacttcaaaataaaaataaaaaaaaatttatgggaaaattatttaaatactcATTAACAAACCCCTCCCTAACTAAATGCATTTGCTCATTCATGTTTGTTCCACTATTTGTTGCGACATCATCTAGATAACTTACCGACAGTTCCATccatatctatactatattattaggTTTGAGATGTctagagtaactaacttttaGTGTCATAATctgtttttataattatatatataaacaaagtgttaaaattttaaagtaagaCACATGTAGCTCAGCTGATAGATATTTAGTTTTCTAAGCATTAGGTTGTAGGTTCAATTctaacttgaaatttatttctttttcttatttattttttaaatttatatatcaaaattgcagTATAGTTtgtcactatttcttataattatattttaatcatcatttaaatataaacaaaataaattataaaaatattgtatagGTGCATCAATACACTAGTATATATGATAACCTCTTACCAACCAAATAGTTTTAAAACGGATTTTATTATGCATTTGAAATGGCGTCTTCATTCCAACCGCCATTCCATTACTTGGTGGGAAATCCAAAAACTTTTGCAGTTACCGACTTCAAAAGATGACGAAAATGACTGTGGGAAGAAATTCATTGTCGGTAAATTTTTGGACTTAGgatattgtggggacccggacgctaatcatcttcttaatcgtcattgggataattggatcaatataattaatatgggtctacaaatttttttttaaagtgcgGAACTTAAGAGAAttcatctaatatacatatcagtataatagtacaagtcttgtacaacaaacatcaaactcaaactaaagtgtaacaactaaatgtcaagtgttccaaaccctaGTTACGTCAAAGttcgaagtctccactctaatcacgatctctctcatcttcttcctgaccccgatcctgtcccacctgttgccatgcatacatacaaacacgacaacagccggataattccggtgagaaatacatccaagtataaatcaacaaaacatgcaatcatataatcgatataaaagcatgaaacaaatatcaatcacatgtattaaatctgaaaacataaatcgatataaaactgtaagtaactcgtgactctacagctcagactagactcattcctagtctaaggatcccggtttccagacgttggcatactatatcgaatctcagtaatagaagtaaatccactcctaatcaaacatcgatataaaccaaacatctagtgtcttgacctatccgtcaaa contains the following coding sequences:
- the LOC140986966 gene encoding uncharacterized protein, translating into MKKSGGGGGGAGDKKRARRSNGDSATDTPPRKQAAKKDVFQIFAEKVRNHKDLGSRWAVLQESRVEYFRGKDFVSFLRNHSELKDVLESDKDLEIEDIANILLSKNLIVRCDRVVKIVRPGRRKLSTWPAHLEIFGDQVFSNNDAFFAWTFVNRRPLWQTLLSFSWPVLTLAICLFPVYPHQVKLLILYLCAGILLLICCLLLVRSVIFGALWIILGRHVWFFPNILAEEATLKELFQFWPKKDEGERPKWTARLFYAVVAVLVILLLRHHAPDEAARARYQKRVSNIIDDVLEWSPSLALSGMMEKQTLFNVTNSKNDTDDSTAETDLAENREEETQVEDEGERKDETY